The Cryomorphaceae bacterium 1068 genome includes a region encoding these proteins:
- a CDS encoding sigma-70 family RNA polymerase sigma factor — translation MSQSSKRESKEVDDQELAKACMEGNTKAQALLYERHSGQMMALCLRYGKDYEEAQDMFQDGFIKVFNKLDKYDGKGPLGAWIRRTIANNALDHLRRTKREQRNISLFEVDYKIDADMEVHPMEEDEPMITADKLTELIGQMPDGYRTVFNLYAVEEYTHKEIAEQLGITESTSKTQYRKAKAYMRKLISNEIKQPIRE, via the coding sequence ATGAGTCAATCAAGCAAAAGAGAAAGTAAAGAAGTGGATGACCAAGAATTGGCCAAAGCCTGTATGGAAGGAAATACCAAAGCACAGGCATTGCTTTATGAAAGGCATTCAGGACAAATGATGGCGCTCTGTTTGAGATACGGAAAAGACTACGAGGAGGCTCAAGATATGTTCCAAGACGGATTTATTAAAGTCTTTAATAAGCTGGATAAGTACGACGGAAAAGGCCCATTGGGCGCTTGGATCAGAAGAACCATCGCAAATAATGCCTTGGACCACCTTAGACGGACGAAGCGAGAGCAAAGAAATATTTCTCTTTTTGAAGTAGACTATAAAATTGACGCGGATATGGAGGTGCATCCTATGGAAGAGGATGAGCCGATGATAACTGCAGATAAATTGACAGAATTGATTGGCCAAATGCCGGATGGTTATAGAACGGTTTTCAACCTTTACGCGGTTGAAGAGTATACGCACAAGGAAATCGCCGAACAACTCGGAATTACCGAAAGCACTTCTAAAACCCAGTACCGCAAGGCAAAGGCTTACATGAGAAAATTGATTTCAAACGAAATAAAACAACCTATCCGTGAGTAA
- a CDS encoding gliding motility-associated C-terminal domain-containing protein, whose protein sequence is MSKDLFEQQIGETLRNAESTPPTGAWDFIKSQIAKPYAPPFKFPTWAVVAVSVALLGGMALSDHSSEIVISGQVVATTSAEKEERVQSSEAYANRENEVFADDKVSVENQLIASKTTVDANTEEEQAKVENGQSTLADESKSQESLTNQEVEQEESSSTFPIQVQAVQPLEALVEHSDEDTRDPEFFEKNNTSTVQKTKPALTVEGINSCFTPCELVLSAKGNAVEYSWDAASFGLIQGKALNLTINEPQSLTIYAIARYEDGSERTLPRIIEVKQGSELFVPNSFTPNGDGVNDSYLVRGSGIESFSMTIINSKGKVVFQTTNINEAWNFDGSSNELVNEYYTAVIRAVGVDGRQITKNERLTINP, encoded by the coding sequence GTGAGTAAGGATTTATTTGAACAGCAAATAGGTGAGACTTTGCGAAATGCAGAATCCACTCCACCTACCGGCGCTTGGGATTTTATCAAATCGCAAATTGCCAAGCCATATGCGCCACCTTTCAAGTTTCCAACTTGGGCAGTGGTAGCCGTATCTGTCGCTCTTTTGGGCGGTATGGCCTTGAGTGATCATAGTTCTGAGATCGTCATTTCTGGTCAAGTAGTTGCAACCACCTCCGCAGAAAAGGAGGAAAGGGTGCAGTCATCTGAGGCATATGCTAACCGTGAGAATGAAGTATTTGCCGATGACAAAGTATCAGTAGAGAATCAATTGATTGCATCGAAGACGACCGTTGATGCTAACACGGAAGAGGAGCAGGCTAAAGTTGAAAACGGCCAATCGACACTTGCAGATGAGTCGAAATCTCAAGAGAGTTTGACTAATCAAGAGGTCGAGCAAGAAGAGTCAAGTTCAACCTTTCCAATTCAAGTGCAAGCGGTTCAGCCATTGGAGGCCTTGGTTGAACATTCAGATGAAGACACGAGAGATCCCGAATTTTTTGAGAAAAACAATACATCCACAGTTCAAAAGACCAAACCCGCACTTACCGTTGAAGGGATAAATTCTTGTTTCACTCCTTGTGAGTTAGTACTAAGTGCAAAGGGAAATGCTGTTGAATATAGCTGGGATGCGGCTTCTTTTGGACTTATCCAAGGAAAAGCTTTGAACTTAACAATCAACGAACCGCAATCATTGACGATTTATGCGATAGCCCGATACGAAGATGGATCAGAGCGCACATTGCCAAGAATTATCGAAGTAAAGCAGGGATCGGAGCTTTTCGTTCCAAATTCATTTACGCCAAACGGTGATGGAGTCAATGATTCTTACTTGGTGAGAGGGTCAGGTATCGAGTCTTTTAGCATGACCATTATAAACTCGAAGGGAAAGGTTGTTTTCCAAACAACCAATATTAACGAGGCATGGAATTTTGATGGTTCTTCTAACGAGCTAGTGAATGAATACTACACCGCTGTTATCCGTGCTGTTGGGGTTGATGGTCGTCAAATTACCAAGAACGAGCGCTTGACGATCAATCCATAA
- a CDS encoding DUF3810 family protein — MKKAFKRFGGIILLGIAFILRLIFAAFPEAFEMVYFQGIFPIIRKIQYPVGAALPYSGYYLLILIAIGWLIWRVPKSLAKRKLLSFGRRLLNFCGGLTAAFLLLWGYNYVGPSLGERMSLAETKNQYDVAKLYLYVMNEAAQKRMAIKLPTDTTSVEDLEPYVDYDNLNTAVKSVLSEFGYPTATNVAIRRVKPLGALRRIGIRGIYNPYTGEANVESDAGILTGTFTAAHEIAHAYGITSEGEANLVAYIALIHSGNPIWEYSAAYALWRYTAGEVNRKLEESDRAILAEAIPMQLQIDRLAIWQRMSHAPPYFPEFSEAVNDSYLKIQGVEGGTDDYDAFVGLYLRYTNPVMD; from the coding sequence ATGAAAAAAGCATTCAAACGCTTCGGTGGAATAATACTTCTGGGGATAGCCTTTATTCTTAGGCTGATCTTCGCAGCGTTCCCTGAAGCTTTTGAGATGGTCTATTTTCAAGGGATCTTTCCCATTATCAGGAAAATCCAGTACCCCGTAGGAGCGGCTCTGCCCTACTCGGGGTATTATTTATTAATCTTGATCGCCATCGGATGGCTTATTTGGCGAGTACCAAAATCCCTAGCTAAGAGGAAGTTGCTTTCTTTCGGCAGGAGACTTTTGAATTTCTGTGGTGGCTTGACTGCTGCATTTCTGTTATTGTGGGGCTACAATTACGTCGGGCCGAGTCTGGGTGAACGGATGTCTTTGGCTGAAACCAAAAATCAATACGATGTAGCTAAACTCTACCTCTACGTTATGAATGAGGCCGCCCAAAAAAGGATGGCCATTAAGCTGCCAACCGACACAACCTCCGTGGAAGATTTAGAGCCGTATGTCGATTATGACAACCTGAATACAGCTGTAAAGAGCGTTTTAAGCGAGTTCGGCTATCCGACTGCTACCAATGTCGCCATAAGACGAGTTAAGCCTTTAGGCGCTTTGAGACGCATTGGAATCAGAGGGATCTACAACCCGTATACCGGTGAGGCCAACGTAGAATCTGATGCGGGAATTTTGACGGGTACCTTCACGGCAGCTCATGAAATAGCGCACGCATATGGCATAACCAGCGAGGGTGAAGCCAACTTGGTGGCCTACATAGCTCTTATTCATTCAGGAAATCCCATTTGGGAATATTCTGCCGCCTATGCCTTGTGGAGATACACTGCCGGTGAAGTCAATCGAAAATTGGAAGAGAGCGATCGGGCGATTTTGGCGGAGGCCATACCCATGCAACTTCAAATTGATCGTTTGGCCATTTGGCAAAGAATGAGCCATGCTCCACCCTACTTTCCGGAATTTTCGGAAGCGGTGAACGACAGCTACTTGAAAATACAAGGAGTAGAGGGCGGCACTGATGATTATGACGCTTTCGTGGGATTGTACTTGCGGTACACCAATCCTGTTATGGATTGA
- a CDS encoding prolyl oligopeptidase family serine peptidase: MKRSILILVAGLAVACSNETPMIEKEAITYPQTKKVDVVEDYFGTKVADPYRWLENDTAADTEAWVKAQNAVTQSYLEKIPYRQQIEDRLTELINYPRLSSPFRAGDYYFFYKNDGLQNQAVIYFQKGKDGDPQVFIDPNSLSEGGTVSINLIGASADNKYMAYTKSVGGSDWSKIYIREIATNTDLDDELEWVKFSGAGWFKDGFYYSRYPAPAPGTELSADNKYHSIYYHKIGTSQSEDKLFYRDDENPDLYHWCSVTEDDRYLTMYAASGTDGFELYVKNLETDGELTKVREGFANKTSIIDHKDGKFIALTDIDAPNYRVVSIDPNNFTLEHWKNIIPERDETLVNVSTAGGYLFPEYLKSATSQVFQMDYDGNTIREIEFPAPGSASGFSGKMEDSKVFYSFYSFTYPPTIFELDLATGESTLFNKPDLKFDPEEYISKQVKYKSKDGTEVPMFIVHKKGIELNGNNPALLYGYGGFNISLSPSFSVSNIFFLENGGVYAVANLRGGGEFGEEWHKQGMKLDKQNVFDDFTAAAEYLIAENYTSPEQLAIRGGSNGGLLVGAAMTQRPELFAVALPAVGVMDMLRFQKFTVGKGWIPEYGSAEASKEEFDALYAYSPLHNLKKGTNYPSTMITTGDHDDRVVPAHSFKYAATLQEAHAGNNPVFIRVETDAGHGAGKPMAKIIEEQADIWAFTFYEMGITELGSTSPVEK; this comes from the coding sequence ATGAAAAGATCAATATTAATTTTAGTTGCAGGTCTCGCCGTGGCCTGTAGCAATGAAACTCCTATGATAGAGAAAGAAGCCATTACCTATCCACAAACGAAAAAGGTTGATGTTGTTGAAGATTATTTCGGAACGAAGGTAGCAGACCCTTACCGCTGGCTCGAAAACGATACGGCAGCCGACACCGAAGCTTGGGTGAAGGCACAAAACGCAGTAACCCAATCTTACCTTGAAAAGATTCCGTATCGACAACAAATAGAAGATCGCCTGACAGAGCTGATCAACTATCCTAGGCTCTCATCCCCATTCAGAGCGGGCGATTATTACTTTTTCTACAAGAATGACGGCCTCCAAAATCAAGCTGTCATCTATTTCCAAAAAGGAAAAGATGGAGATCCACAGGTTTTTATAGACCCCAACTCCCTTTCGGAAGGTGGAACGGTTAGTATCAATCTTATCGGTGCATCAGCTGACAACAAGTACATGGCCTACACCAAGTCAGTAGGTGGATCGGACTGGAGTAAAATTTACATTCGAGAAATCGCTACGAATACAGACCTGGACGATGAGCTCGAATGGGTTAAGTTTTCAGGAGCAGGCTGGTTTAAAGACGGTTTCTACTATAGCCGCTACCCCGCTCCTGCCCCCGGCACGGAATTGAGTGCTGACAACAAGTACCACAGCATTTACTACCACAAAATAGGAACCTCTCAAAGTGAAGATAAACTCTTCTACCGCGATGATGAGAACCCCGATCTCTACCACTGGTGTAGCGTGACCGAAGATGATAGATACCTTACTATGTACGCCGCGTCAGGAACCGATGGCTTTGAGCTTTATGTAAAAAACTTAGAAACCGACGGGGAACTCACAAAAGTGAGAGAAGGCTTTGCCAATAAAACATCCATTATCGACCACAAGGATGGTAAGTTCATCGCCTTGACCGATATCGATGCACCCAATTATCGCGTGGTTTCTATCGATCCGAATAATTTCACTTTGGAGCACTGGAAGAACATCATTCCTGAACGCGATGAGACTTTGGTAAATGTTAGCACCGCAGGTGGCTATCTCTTTCCCGAATATTTGAAAAGCGCTACTTCTCAAGTTTTCCAAATGGATTACGACGGGAACACCATTCGAGAAATCGAATTTCCTGCGCCTGGCTCGGCTTCCGGGTTTTCAGGTAAAATGGAAGACTCGAAGGTTTTCTATTCGTTTTACTCTTTCACCTACCCTCCCACCATCTTTGAACTCGACCTCGCAACAGGAGAGTCGACGTTATTCAACAAGCCCGACCTAAAGTTCGATCCCGAAGAGTACATTTCAAAGCAAGTAAAGTACAAAAGCAAGGACGGGACAGAGGTACCGATGTTCATCGTACACAAAAAAGGAATTGAACTGAACGGTAACAACCCTGCATTGCTATACGGCTATGGTGGTTTTAACATCAGCCTGAGCCCGAGCTTCAGCGTATCCAATATTTTCTTTCTTGAAAATGGCGGAGTTTACGCAGTAGCTAACCTTCGCGGTGGTGGTGAATTTGGCGAAGAATGGCACAAGCAAGGAATGAAGTTGGATAAACAGAATGTGTTTGACGATTTTACCGCTGCAGCGGAATACTTGATTGCAGAAAACTACACCTCTCCAGAGCAGTTAGCCATCAGAGGTGGATCAAACGGAGGTTTGCTAGTTGGAGCAGCTATGACACAACGACCTGAGCTGTTTGCAGTAGCGCTGCCAGCCGTTGGAGTAATGGACATGTTGCGTTTCCAAAAGTTTACGGTGGGTAAAGGATGGATTCCTGAGTATGGATCGGCAGAGGCTTCAAAAGAAGAGTTTGATGCGCTGTACGCCTACTCGCCCCTACACAATTTGAAAAAAGGTACCAACTACCCTTCAACAATGATTACTACCGGTGATCACGATGACCGTGTGGTGCCTGCTCATTCGTTCAAATATGCTGCAACGCTACAAGAAGCTCACGCAGGAAATAATCCTGTATTCATCCGTGTGGAAACTGATGCGGGACATGGAGCGGGAAAACCGATGGCAAAAATCATTGAGGAGCAAGCTGATATTTGGGCCTTCACTTTCTATGAAATGGGGATTACGGAATTGGGCAGCACCTCCCCTGTCGAAAAATGA
- a CDS encoding tetratricopeptide repeat protein, with translation MEGISHNRMELIAEMLEKNPNDTFLNYAAALEYKKENKIAKAISFFRKIIDNDPDYLPTYYQLGKLLEEKNKTAEAITFYKRGRELAKIKNDIKTLGELSEALLILDEDDGEAW, from the coding sequence ATGGAAGGCATAAGTCACAATCGAATGGAGCTAATAGCTGAGATGCTCGAGAAGAATCCAAACGATACTTTTCTGAACTACGCAGCTGCCTTGGAATACAAGAAGGAAAATAAGATCGCAAAAGCGATTTCGTTTTTCCGTAAGATTATCGATAACGACCCGGATTACCTTCCCACCTACTACCAGTTGGGTAAACTGTTGGAAGAAAAAAATAAAACCGCTGAAGCCATTACTTTTTACAAAAGAGGTAGAGAATTGGCGAAAATTAAGAACGATATCAAAACGCTAGGTGAGTTATCTGAAGCACTTTTAATATTGGACGAAGATGACGGAGAAGCCTGGTAG
- the miaA gene encoding tRNA (adenosine(37)-N6)-dimethylallyltransferase MiaA, with translation MTTTKSSKPKIPVICGPTAAGKTALGIELCQSLNGEVISADSRQFYTEMSIGTAKPSFAEMKGIPHHFINHCSIDSPVTAGEFERQGEQRIQEILSRKKLPVVVGGSGLFLRSLIEGLDDLPSDDNLRQELIAQFKSAGLPSLLERLSKSDPDAKKSIDYKNQVRVMRAIELVELSGRPLAELRGQNKAPKDFEPIWIGITPEREVLYERIDWRVHQMIEAGLEREARSLLRYRDSDPLKTVGYQELFSFFDGDYNLDEAVRLIKRNSRHYAKRQLTWFRKIDGIKWFQSEQVDELKEYVKAQITVV, from the coding sequence ATGACTACGACGAAATCATCTAAACCAAAAATACCCGTGATCTGCGGGCCTACCGCTGCGGGAAAAACAGCCCTTGGCATTGAACTGTGTCAATCTCTGAACGGGGAAGTGATCTCTGCCGATTCAAGGCAGTTTTATACCGAAATGTCAATCGGTACAGCGAAGCCATCCTTCGCCGAAATGAAAGGCATTCCTCACCATTTCATCAATCATTGTAGCATCGATAGTCCTGTTACGGCAGGAGAATTTGAAAGGCAAGGCGAACAAAGAATTCAAGAGATTTTAAGCCGCAAAAAACTGCCAGTTGTGGTAGGTGGATCGGGGCTCTTCCTCCGTTCACTAATAGAGGGCTTAGACGACTTACCTTCAGATGACAACTTGAGGCAAGAACTCATCGCTCAATTCAAGAGTGCGGGACTCCCATCGCTTTTGGAAAGGCTATCCAAATCTGACCCCGACGCAAAAAAGAGCATTGACTACAAGAATCAAGTTCGCGTGATGCGGGCCATAGAACTGGTCGAACTCAGCGGAAGGCCACTGGCCGAATTAAGGGGTCAGAATAAAGCCCCAAAAGACTTTGAACCCATCTGGATCGGCATCACACCTGAAAGAGAGGTGCTTTACGAACGAATCGATTGGCGCGTACATCAAATGATAGAAGCAGGATTGGAAAGGGAAGCTCGATCATTGTTGCGTTATCGAGATTCAGATCCATTGAAAACGGTAGGCTACCAGGAGCTTTTTTCCTTTTTCGATGGCGACTACAACTTGGATGAAGCTGTAAGGCTGATCAAGCGGAATAGCCGTCATTATGCCAAACGGCAATTGACTTGGTTCAGAAAGATCGACGGCATAAAGTGGTTTCAATCCGAGCAAGTCGATGAGTTAAAGGAGTACGTCAAAGCTCAAATCACTGTGGTTTAG